One Malania oleifera isolate guangnan ecotype guangnan chromosome 9, ASM2987363v1, whole genome shotgun sequence DNA segment encodes these proteins:
- the LOC131164177 gene encoding 36.4 kDa proline-rich protein-like encodes MGLKMKAMFFIFQLCMLMALPPVYGCGPCRPPRPRPPSHRPHPPSKGPPHHGGGSPPSTKPPHPPGTNPPGTLPPPSGGGGGGGGGGVIPPPVTIPPPSGGGGGGGGGGGGGVIPPPVRIPPPSGGGGGGGGGGGGHGGCGGCPPGGVVPPPATTLPTCPINALKLGLCLDVLGGLVHIGLGDPVVNVCCPVLKGLLELEAAVCLCTTIRLKLLNLNIFVPLALQVIATCGMTPPPGFVCPPL; translated from the coding sequence atgggtTTGAAGATGAAAGCCATGTTCTTCATCTTCCAGCTTTGCATGTTAATGGCTTTGCCGCCTGTATATGGTTGCGGTCCCTGCAGACCGCCGCGGCCTCGGCCTCCATCCCACAGGCCGCATCCCCCCTCCAAAGGCCCACCTCATCACGGTGGGGGCTCTCCACCGTCTACGAAGCCGCCACATCCCCCGGGGACAAATCCTCCAGGGACACTCCCACCGCCTTCAGGTGGCGGCGGTGGCGGAGGCGGGGGAGGTGTGATTCCTCCGCCTGTGACAATCCCACCCCCTTCTGGTGGTGGTGGAGGTGGGGGTGGCGGCGGTGGGGGAGGCGTGATTCCTCCGCCTGTGAGAATCCCACCCCCTTCTGGTGGTGGCGGAGGTGGTGGCGGGGGTGGAGGTGGCCACGGCGGCTGTGGAGGCTGCCCACCTGGCGGCGTTGTTCCTCCACCGGCGACGACTTTACCGACTTGTCCGATCAATGCGTTGAAATTAGGGCTCTGTTTGGACGTGCTTGGAGGTTTGGTGCACATCGGGTTGGGAGACCCGGTGGTGAACGTGTGCTGTCCGGTGCTGAAAGGGTTGCTGGAGCTTGAGGCGGCAGTTTGTCTGTGCACCACCATAAGGCTTAAGCTTCTGAATCTGAACATCTTCGTCCCTCTGGCTCTTCAAGTGATTGCAACTTGTGGAATGACTCCTCCTCCTGGTTTTGTGTGTCCTCCCCTTTAA